One part of the Coffea eugenioides isolate CCC68of chromosome 10, Ceug_1.0, whole genome shotgun sequence genome encodes these proteins:
- the LOC113748767 gene encoding phosphatidylinositol 4-phosphate 5-kinase 9-like, which translates to MDGQKSQAKLTRTNSSLLRSSPTIRSSIHSLSSVSEITPDHDEEAAGYHYQDLEEQKPHSKPGSTTSSSRVVSGSARLAPVLVLCLISMYTLFVFFNRDEIASSENLLLALIFVAVWLFFAQRNKGLIHQSISVLKHLFDEYGKKIGWSSKNQSKSVQWFIGEQPDMGTKEVQKEKILKKCIKEGVEFYSNGDFYEGEFHKGRCNGSGVYNYFGNGRYEGDWVDGSYDGYGIESWARGSRYRGQYRNGLRHGYGVYRFYTGDSYSGEWFNGQSHGVGMQTCSDGSCYIGEFKAGVKHGLGVYHFRNGDRYAGEYFGDKIHGFGVYHFANGHCYEGSWHEGRKQGFGMYTFRNGDTKCGEWDLGNLKNPSPPLNEAVLRAVQAARRTAEKAIHFRGVDEQVNKAVMAANRAATAARVAAVKAVQNRIDGKFCDTNI; encoded by the exons ATGGACGGTCAGAAGAGCCAGGCGAAGCTTACGAGGACTAACTCCTCACTTCTCCGGTCATCTCCGACCATCCGATCATCCATCCACAGCTTATCTTCCGTGAGCGAGATCACACCTGATCATGACGAGGAAGCAGCAGGGTACCATTACCAAGACCTAGAAGAACAGAAGCCTCACTCCAAACCCGGTTCAACCACCAGTTCGTCCAGGGTGGTTTCCGGTTCAGCCCGGTTGGCTCCAGTTCTTGTTCTCTGCTTGATTTCTATGTACACCCTTTTCGTTTTCTTTAACAGGGATGAAATCGCCTCGTCGGAAAACCTTCTTTTGGCTCTGATTTTCGTCGCGGTTTGGCTGTTTTTCGCACAACGGAATAAGGGTTTAATCCACCAGAGTATAAGTGTTCTGAAGCATTTGTTTGATGAGTATGGGAAGAAAATCGGGTGGTCGTCGAAGAACCAGTCAAAATCGGTTCAATGGTTCATCGGTGAGCAGCCGGACATGGGCACCAAGGAGGTccagaaagagaaaattttgaagaaatgTATAAAAGAAGGTGTGGAGTTTTACAGCAATGGGGATTTTTATGAAGGGGAGTTTCATAAGGGTAGGTGTAATGGGAGTGGAGTGTATAACTACTTTGGGAATGGGAGGTATGAGGGGGACTGGGTTGATGGGAGCTATGATGGGTATGGGATAGAAAGCTGGGCTAGAGGGAGTAGGTATAGAGGGCAGTATAGGAATGGCCTAAGGCATGGGTATGGAGTTTATAGATTTTATACAGGAGATTCTTATTCTGGGGAATGGTTTAATGGGCAGAGTCATGGTGTTGGAATGCAGACTTGCTCTGATGGGAGCTGTTACATTGGTGAATTCAAAGCTGGTGTCAAACATGGCCTTGGTGTTTACCATTTCCG GAATGGAGATAGATATGCTGGTGAGTACTTTGGAGATAAAATTCATGGTTTTGGTGTTTATCACTTTGCCAACGGCCATTGTTATGAGGGATCATGGCATGAAGGCCGAAAGCAAGGCTTTGGAATGTATACGTTTCGAAATGGTGACACAAAATGTGGGGAATGGGATCTTGGCAATCTTAAAAATCCCTCACCTCCATTAAACGAGGCAGTCCTTCGAGCAGTGCAG GCTGCTAGAAGAACTGCAGAAAAAGCGATTCATTTTCGCGGAGTCGATGAACAAGTAAACAAGGCAGTCATGGCTGCAAATAGAGCTGCCACTGCAGCAAGAGTGGCTGCTGTTAAAGCAGTTCAGAATCGGATAGATGGAAAATTTTGCGATACTAATATCTAA